TGTACCCAGGGTGTCAATCAAAGCCATCGCCATCTGGGGGCCAATACCGCTGACGCTGACCAGCTGACGAAACAGATCGCGCTCCTCACGGCTGCCAAAGCCTAGCAGCACCATCTGGTCTTCTCTAACCTGGAGATGCGTAAATAGCTGAACTTGTTCTCCTAGCGGCGGCAGGCTAGACAGCAGTCGCGCCACTACCTGCAGGTCATAGCCAATTTGGTTGACCTCTAGGGTAAGGATGATTTTATTGCCGCCCGGTCTTTGAATATCGCTCAGGACACCTTTGAGGTAGCTAATCATGATAGTTAAAGGGCAGTCGTCAGCGGCGAGGCCGATCGGGGCGGGAGGGCTGGTTGCTGCGGGTAGGGCTGGTGGGCTCGGCACTGCGCTTGGTAGGGGCCGCTGGGCTACCGGCATCGCTGGGAGAGCGCTGTAGCTGCTGTCGGCCATTTTGAATCACGCGCAGCATATCTGTTAGATTCCGCTCCAGCTGGCCTAACACGTCTCCAGCATAGCTGTCGGCATCATCTTGAATGGTATTTTTTTCAGCGAGGGCCTGCTGGCGCATTGATTCCCATTCGCGCTGGGCCTGCAGGCGCATCTGGTCAATTTCGGCGACGACTTGCGATCGCAAAGCATCACAGTCCTGCTGCGCCTGCGTCTTAATCTGCTGCGCCATCTGTTCAGCCTGCCTGACGATGCCCTGCTCATCGAGCATTTGGGCGGCCTGCTGCTCGGCTGCTGCTACCAACTCCTGAGCGTAGCGCTGAGCCTCGGCCAAAATGATATCCCGCTGCTGCGTAATCTGGCTGGCTTCGCGGAAAGCGGTTGGCAGATTCAGCCGGACTAGGTCAAGCTGATCTAGCATCTGATCCTCGTCTACTAGGGTGCGCCCACTCAAAGGAACGCGAGGGCTGCCCAGAATCAGCTCCTCCAGCCGGTTTAGCTCCTGCTGAATGTCTACCCCTCCGGCAGTGGAGAAGAAGGCTGCCTGTCCAGTGGCATCGGCAGCGGGATCAGCGGCTCCGTTTTGCCGGGAGTGGGGGCGGGTGGGGTCTGGGCGTAACATTGGTAGATATCTCTCGCGACATGGTGGGGGACAAAATGATCGACAGGCCCGCCAAATCGGGCAATTTCCTTGACCAGGCTGCTGCTGAGAAACCCGTACTCAGTGGAGGTCGACATAAATAGGGTTTCAATATCGTCGGACAGAGTTTTGTTGGTGTGGGCCATTTGTAGCTCTTTTTCAAAGTCCGACAGCACCCGCAGCCCCCGCAGCAAAACCTGCGCGTTGCACATCCTGGCGTAGGTTACGGTCAATCCGTCGTAGCAGTCAACCTCAATGTTGGGCAGATGGCGCACAGATAGCTTAATCTGCTCAATTCGTTTTTCGGTTGAGAATAGAGGCGTTTTGTTAGGATTGCTGGAAACGACCACAATCACCCGGTCAAACAGCCGACTGCCTCGGGTAATAATATCTAAATGCCCGAAGGTGATGGGGTCAAAGCTACCGGGGTAAATGGCAATCAAAACAGCCTGCACCAGTCTCGCTGAAGCGATTATAGCGAACTTAGGAAGTCGGCAGATGCTTTATATAGGCGCGATCGCACCGAGCTGTTTCTACTCCAGAGATTGGCTGATAGCCCGACGTTTCGTACAGCACCACCGCTTCTTTTAGCACCGATGCCGTCTCGATCCAGATTTGCTTAAACCCACGCTGGGCAATGGCCTGCTCCAGCAAGTTCAGCAGGTAGCGACCCAAGCCCTGCCCTCGAACTGAAGGCAAAAGATACATTTTGCGAATCTCAACCGCCCGCTCACCCCGTTCGATGGGGTAATATCCTGCCGTGCCGACAATCTGCCCCTGCTGCTCCACTACCCAAAACTCGCCGCCCCTCTCCAGGTAGTGTACCTCGACTGCGTAGGCATCCTGGTCGCTGCCTGTGGGTTCACAGGTCAGCCCATACTCCGCTAAAACTGCTGCAATAACTTGAAAAGCTTGGTCTCGATCTGAGGGCTGCCAGTCTCGCAGCCAAACTGTTTTAAATGCCTGACGCATAGATTAGCTGTGAATGCGAGGCTCGGGGTGAAGCGTGGACAGCAGCTCGCTTTCAACCACGGCCAAGGCCGTCAGGCGAGATTCTACCTCGGAGCGCTCGAAATAGTGAGTCGCCAGCACCCAGTAAGCACCGTAATGGCGAGCCTCCGACGCCATTAGCCCCCGGTAAAATCGCGCCAGCTCAGGCTCTGGGCAGTGCTGAGCCAGCAGCCCCAGTCGTTCATGGCTGCGAGCTTCAATCAGGGCTGAAACCAGCAGCCCGTCTAACATTCGCTCTGGCTCATGACGGCGAATTTGAGCCTTGAGCCCAGCTCCATAGGGTGATGGTGCGAGTGCCCGTAGGGCAATGCCCCGCCGCTCTAGCCACTGATTGACCTGCTCAAAATGGGTGAGTTCTTCCTGGGCAATGCCGGTCAGCGTCCGCACTAGCTTTTCGCTGGAGGGATAGCGGAACATCAGATTGAGGGCAACACCGGCAGCCTTTCGCTCGCAGTGGGAATGATCCAGCAAGATCGTGTTGAGGTTGCCTAGGGCCTGCTCCAGCCAGGCTGGGGCAGTGGGCGTTTCTAGCAGTTTGATCGTGGGCAGAGTGGCATTCACCTCAGGGTTCCCATCCGCATAAACAGGGCATTTGAATTAGTCAAAATCGATTGTACCGATTCTACTTGCCCTAATCGTTGCACTGATTAAGGGCAGGCAGGGTACAGCCCAACAGCTTGGTTTAGCTAGACTGTAAATGGTTTACCAGAGCGTGTAGCCCCAGCCGATAGCTCTCAGCGCCAAACCCAGAGATCTGACCCACTGCAACTGGGGCAATGTAGGAATGGTGCCGAAAAGGTTCTCGTCGATGAATGTTGCTGAGATGAACCTCGACTGTGGGAATGGCAACTGCTGCTATGGCATCACGAATAGCTACGCTGGTGTGAGTGTAGGCTCCGGGGTTGATCAAAATTCCCTGAACCTGGCCCATTGCCGCCTGGATCTGGTCAACTAGAGCACCCTCATGATTAGACTGAAAAAACTCGATGGCTATCTGCAGCCGTCGAGCCTCTTCAGCAAGCATTTGGTTAATGGTGTCTAGCGTTTGCTGTCCATAAATCTCTGGCTCTCGTTTACCTAAGAGATTTAGGTTAGGACCATGCAGTACCTGGATGGTTAACAAAGCCTAGAAACCTTGCTCAGGAGTTTTAACGGTAGTATTCGCGGTCGTCGACCGGAATAGGGATCGGCTCATGCTCAGGCTGGGCTTCAGGACCTAGGACGGCATCGATCACCTTGTCGATCCATTCCCGCAGCTTTTCCAGAGCTTTTTCAATGTAATCCATCAGCGATAAACTCCCTTTTGGCTTACCATCTCCCGAGGTACAGGATGCCCAAATTTGAGAGCACATCCCCCCTCTAATAAGACGGGACTGCTTTAGATAGCATGTAACTATAATAACCAATTGGGGCAAATGATCAAGGGCGCTATTTGGGGAGTCTTGACATTTTTGATTTAGCAGTGGGGCTGCAGCAGAATTCGCCTTAGGTGATCTAGGGCTGAACAGGCGCTGAGCTGTCGAATCCAATCGCGACCCCGGAAATGACCGAACTGGTGAGCGTAGCTGTAGACCGTGCCGGGTGGGGTTGCTAGCCCGATGTACACCAATCCTACGGGCTTGTCTGGGCTGCCACCGCCGGGGCCAGCGATGCCGGTAATACTCAGTCCCCAATCGGTCTGGAGCTGCCGCTGGACGCCTAGCGCCATCTGCTCGGCGACGAGGGCGCTGACGGCTCCATGCTCTTCTAGCACGGTGGGTTCAACCCCTAGCAGCTTGATCTTGACTGCGTTCTCGTAGGCAATCACGCCGCCTTGAAAATAGATAGAGCTGCCCGATACCTGTGTGATCATCTGCCCCAAGCCACCGCCGGTGCAAGATTCGGCAACGGCCAGGGTTTGCTGTTGCGATCGCAACAACTCCCCCACTACCGAAGCTAGAGTATCGTCGTCTCGGCCATAGCAATCGAGCCCGGTGAGCGCCAGCAGGGCCGCTTCTACAGGTTCGATCAGGGCCAGCGCGGCGGCCTGATTGGCGGCTCGGGCGCTGATTCTCAGGCGGGCCTCCCCGGCTCCAGCGTAGGGAGCTACGGTGGGGTTTTCCTGCTCCAGATACGGCGCAACTTTTTCCGCTAGGGCCGCCTCTCCAATGCCCCAAAATCGCAGCATTCGGCTGGTAATGGCAGCCTGGCCCCAGCCTTGGTCTTTGAGATAGGGAACAGCAGTTTCGAGCCACATGGCCTGCATTTCGCTCGGCACCCCCGGAAACGTTAGTAGGGTCAACCCAGAACGCGGCTGCCAGATCAGGCCAGGGGCGCTCCCTGTGCGGTTGGGCAGAACCTCGGCTCCCTGCGGCAGCAGTGCCTGTTTGCGGTTGCTCTCGGCCAAAGGGCGACCCCGCCGTAGAAATTTTTCCTGAATGTCGGTCCACACCTCTGGGCGCTCCTCCAGCGGCGCATCAAAAAAGTCTGCCAGGGTTTCTGTGGTCAGATCGTCAGGGGTAGGACCCAGACCGCCTGTAAAAATTAAAAGCCGCGATCGCTTACAGGCAATTGCGATGGCGCGCTTAATGCGAATCGGGTTGTCGCCAACCACTGTTTGGTAATAGTGGGGAATGCCCAAGTCAGCCAACTGCTGAGCTAGGAACTGAGCATTGCTATTTAAGATGTCTCCCAGCAGTAGCTCTGTGCCGACACAGATAATCTCGGCACCGCCAAGCATTCGATCCTCATTCATTGTGTGGGTTGTGAGGGCAGTGGATGGATAGTGTCATTATTAACATTGCACAGCGCGATGTGCGTCTTAATCGGTATTTTGCGAGAACAGTTCATGAATCTCTGGACCCTGCCGCCCAAAGAACATCTCAAAACAGTCTTGTGGCTGCTAGGGGGAGGGTTGCTGGTGCGGGCAGTGATTGCTGCCTTTCTGTTTCCGGGGTTTGATGAGGCCTATTACTATCTCTACAGCCGCTATCTGAACTTGAGCTACTTTGACCATCCGCCCCTAGTGGCGCTGACGACAGGCATTGGCTGGTGGCTAAGCGGTATCATTTCCCCTTTCACGATTCGCCTCGGGGCGCTGCTGTTGCATACGCTCAACCTGTGGTTGCTCTATCAAACAGCAGTGCGGTTATTCTCGGCCGAGGTCGGGCGGATGGCGCTAGCAATCGCAACTCTGGTGCCGCTGTTTGCGATCGCCTTTGGCATTCTCACCTCCCCTGATAACACCCTGATTCTCTTTTGGACGGTGACCCTGTACTGGGCCGCAGTTGAGTTTTTCCCAGCAGCCGATACTGATCACGCTGCTGGAGTCGAGAAGCCCTACCAACCGACCTGGCGCATTGCCCTGTTTGGCCTATGGGTCGGGCTGGCCTGCCTCGGTAAGTACCACGGGTTCGTGCTGGCGCTGAGCCTCGTGGGCTTTTGCTTAGCAACGCCTCGCTACCGTCGGGTCTTTTGGTCGCCCTGGACCCTGCTGGCCTTGGGAATTTTTGGGCTGACGCTGTTTCCCCTTTGGTTTTGGAACCTGCAGCATGACTGGATTTCCTTTCGGTTTCAGCTCTCTATGCGCTTTGAGGGGGCTGAAGCTCCAAGCTTTAGCCTGCTGCAGCTGCTGAGCTACTGGCTCATCATCATCGCCTATCTGTTTCCTGGCTTTGGGCTGCCGCTGTGGTGGGTGAGCGGCCGCCAGCTAATTTCACAAGTCCAACAGATCTTCACGCCCCCTGCAGATGCGGCTGCCTACTGGCTCCGGCAAAAGCAACGGCTGGTGCTGTGGATTTCTCTGCCGATTCTGCTGCTGTT
This DNA window, taken from Pseudanabaena sp. FACHB-2040, encodes the following:
- the coaD gene encoding pantetheine-phosphate adenylyltransferase; this encodes MIAIYPGSFDPITFGHLDIITRGSRLFDRVIVVVSSNPNKTPLFSTEKRIEQIKLSVRHLPNIEVDCYDGLTVTYARMCNAQVLLRGLRVLSDFEKELQMAHTNKTLSDDIETLFMSTSTEYGFLSSSLVKEIARFGGPVDHFVPHHVARDIYQCYAQTPPAPTPGKTEPLIPLPMPLDRQPSSPLPEG
- a CDS encoding GNAT family N-acetyltransferase, with amino-acid sequence MRQAFKTVWLRDWQPSDRDQAFQVIAAVLAEYGLTCEPTGSDQDAYAVEVHYLERGGEFWVVEQQGQIVGTAGYYPIERGERAVEIRKMYLLPSVRGQGLGRYLLNLLEQAIAQRGFKQIWIETASVLKEAVVLYETSGYQPISGVETARCDRAYIKHLPTS
- the miaE gene encoding tRNA isopentenyl-2-thiomethyl-A-37 hydroxylase MiaE, whose product is MNATLPTIKLLETPTAPAWLEQALGNLNTILLDHSHCERKAAGVALNLMFRYPSSEKLVRTLTGIAQEELTHFEQVNQWLERRGIALRALAPSPYGAGLKAQIRRHEPERMLDGLLVSALIEARSHERLGLLAQHCPEPELARFYRGLMASEARHYGAYWVLATHYFERSEVESRLTALAVVESELLSTLHPEPRIHS
- the aroQ gene encoding type II 3-dehydroquinate dehydratase — protein: MLTIQVLHGPNLNLLGKREPEIYGQQTLDTINQMLAEEARRLQIAIEFFQSNHEGALVDQIQAAMGQVQGILINPGAYTHTSVAIRDAIAAVAIPTVEVHLSNIHRREPFRHHSYIAPVAVGQISGFGAESYRLGLHALVNHLQSS
- a CDS encoding competence/damage-inducible protein A, with product MNEDRMLGGAEIICVGTELLLGDILNSNAQFLAQQLADLGIPHYYQTVVGDNPIRIKRAIAIACKRSRLLIFTGGLGPTPDDLTTETLADFFDAPLEERPEVWTDIQEKFLRRGRPLAESNRKQALLPQGAEVLPNRTGSAPGLIWQPRSGLTLLTFPGVPSEMQAMWLETAVPYLKDQGWGQAAITSRMLRFWGIGEAALAEKVAPYLEQENPTVAPYAGAGEARLRISARAANQAAALALIEPVEAALLALTGLDCYGRDDDTLASVVGELLRSQQQTLAVAESCTGGGLGQMITQVSGSSIYFQGGVIAYENAVKIKLLGVEPTVLEEHGAVSALVAEQMALGVQRQLQTDWGLSITGIAGPGGGSPDKPVGLVYIGLATPPGTVYSYAHQFGHFRGRDWIRQLSACSALDHLRRILLQPHC
- a CDS encoding glycosyltransferase family 39 protein, which translates into the protein MCVLIGILREQFMNLWTLPPKEHLKTVLWLLGGGLLVRAVIAAFLFPGFDEAYYYLYSRYLNLSYFDHPPLVALTTGIGWWLSGIISPFTIRLGALLLHTLNLWLLYQTAVRLFSAEVGRMALAIATLVPLFAIAFGILTSPDNTLILFWTVTLYWAAVEFFPAADTDHAAGVEKPYQPTWRIALFGLWVGLACLGKYHGFVLALSLVGFCLATPRYRRVFWSPWTLLALGIFGLTLFPLWFWNLQHDWISFRFQLSMRFEGAEAPSFSLLQLLSYWLIIIAYLFPGFGLPLWWVSGRQLISQVQQIFTPPADAAAYWLRQKQRLVLWISLPILLLFTYLGGSRQILPAWPAPGFWGMTILLACYAVEWQRQKPRLVRRWLWGSGIFLATLASVALLHITTGTL